In Gossypium arboreum isolate Shixiya-1 chromosome 6, ASM2569848v2, whole genome shotgun sequence, the following are encoded in one genomic region:
- the LOC108483717 gene encoding lysophospholipid acyltransferase 1-like encodes MELDMVTMAASIGVSVPVIRFLLCFVTTIPVSFLWRLVPGPLAKHLYSAFTGALLSYLSFGFSSNLHFLVPMLLGYAAMVLYRPKCWIITFFLGFGFLIGCHVYYMSGDAWKQGGIDATGALMVLTLKVISCAMNYNDGLLKEEDLREAQKKNRLIKLPSLIEYFGYCLCCGSHFAGPVYEMKNYLDWTEGKGIWAHSDKGPSPSPYVATLRALVQAAFCMAMFLYLSPSRPLSWFTDPAYQEWGFWRKLSYQYMSGFTMRWKYYFIWSISEAAMVISGLGFSGWTESSPPKPKWDRAKVVDILGFELAKSSVLLPLVLNIQVSTWLRHYVYERLVKKGKKPGFFQLLATQTVSAVWHGLYPGYIILLVQSALMIAGSRVIYQWEKAIPTNMALVKKAFAVMNFAYTVLVLNYSCVGFMLLSKHETLASYGSVYYIGTMIPIALIILGYIIPAKPARFKARKEQ; translated from the exons ATGGAACTTGACATGGTGACTATGGCGGCATCGATCGGGGTATCGGTGCCAGTGATTCGGTTCCTTTTATGCTTCGTGACGACTATACCGGTGAGTTTTCTATGGCGACTTGTTCCGGGTCCACTAGCTAAACATCTTTACTCAGCCTTTACGGGAGCGTTGCTTTCTTATCTGTCATTTGGGTTTTCCTCAAATCTGCACTTTTTGGTGCCCATGTTGTTGGGTTATGCTGCAATGGTTCTTTATCGTCCCAAGTGTTGGATTATCACTTTTTTCTTGGGTTTCGGTTTTTTGATTGGCTG CCATGTATATTACATGAGCGGGGATGCATGGAAGCAAGGAGGTATCGATGCCACTG GTGCGTTGATGGTCTTGACACTGAAAGTCATTTCATGTGCAATGAACTACAATGATGGATTGTTGAAAGAGGAAGACTTACGTGAGGCTCAGAAAAAAAATCGGTTAATTAAGCTACCTTCTTTGATTGAATACTTTGGGTACTGCCTGTGCTGTGGCAGTCACTTTGCTGGTCCAGTTTACGAGATGAAGAACTACCTTGACTGGACTGAAGGGAAGGG GATTTGGGCTCATTCAGATAAAGGACCATCACCATCTCCATATGTAGCAACTCTACGAGCGCTTGTCCAAGCTGCTTTTTGTATGGCCATGTTTCTTTACCTTTCACCATCTCGTCCCTTGTCCTGGTTTACTGATCCTGCATACCAAGAATGGGGATTCTGGAGGAAGTTGAGTTACCAATATATGTCTGGTTTTACAATGCGGTGGAAATATTATTTCATCTGGTCAATTTCAGAGGCTGCTATGGTTATATCTGGCCTGGGTTTCAGTGGATGGACTGAATCTTCACCACCAAAACCAAAATGGGATCGAGCAAAGGTTGTTGATATCCTAGGATTTGAGTTAGCAAAGAGTTCAGTGCTGTTACCACTTGTCTTGAACATACAAGTTAGCACCTGGCTTCGTCATT ATGTTTATGAGAGACTTGTTAAGAAGGGGAAGAAGCCTGGTTTTTTCCAGCTACTGGCCACACAGACCGTTAGTGCTGTTTGGCAT GGACTGTATCCTGGGTACATCATACTCCTTGTTCAGTCAGCTTTGATGATTGCTGGTTCAAGAG TTATTTACCAATGGGAAAAAGCTATACCCACAAATATGGCTCTTGTGAAGAAAGCATTTGCCGTGATGaactttgcttacacagttttgGTTCTGAACTACTCCTGTGTTGGCTTTATG CTATTAAGCAAGCACGAGACACTTGCATCATATGGGAGTGTGTATTATATTGGAACCATGATTCCGATAGCATTGATTATCTTGGGCTACATAATACCTGCAAAACCTGCCAGGTTTAAAGCTCGTAAAGAGCAGTGA
- the LOC108482144 gene encoding probable ADP-ribosylation factor GTPase-activating protein AGD13 gives MSRVQRITSANGRLKNLMNQTDNRICADCGARDPKWASANIGVFICLKCCGVHRSLGARISKVLSVQLDEWSDEDIDAMIEVGGNSSANSIYEADIPEGYSKPGPDSTHDERSRFIRSKYELQEFLKSSLRITSRKSSASIQSSFSTKILDSFRIKSSKEPETVVEYIGLLKVKVIKGINLAIRDMMTSDPYVVLTLGKQTIQTAVIKSNLNPVWNVELMLSVPQNFGPVKLQVYDYDTFSADDIMGEAEIDIQPLITSAMAYGDPEMFSNMQIGKWLKSQDNALIEDSIVNIIDGKVKQQVSIKLQNVECGEIYLQLEWLPLDQ, from the exons ATGAGTCGAGTTCAAAGGATTACCTCAG CTAATGGAAGATTGAAGAACTTAATGAATCAAACTGATAACCGCATTTGTGCTGACTGTGGTGCTCGGGATCCAAAGTGGGC ATCAGCAAATATTGGCGTCTTCATATGCTTGAAATGCTGTGGTGTGCACAGAAGTCTTGGTGCTCGCATCTCCAAG GTTTTATCTGTGCAATTGGATGAGTGGTCTGATGAAGACATTGATGCCATGATTGAAGTTGGAGGAAATTCCTCTGCTAATTCAATCTATGAGGCCGATATACCTGAAGGTTATTCAAAGCCTGGCCCGGATAGTACTCATGATGAGCGGAGCAGATTTATCAG ATCCAAGTATGAACTTCAAGAATTTTTGAAATCTAGCTTGCGGATCACATCAAGAAAGAGTTCTGCTTCTATTCAATCAAGCTTTTCTACTAAGATTTTGGATAGTTTCCGGATAAAGTCATCAAAGGAACCG GAAACCGTGGTAGAATATATTGGGTTACTGAAGGTCAAAGTGATAAAAGGCATAAATTTAGCCATCCGGGATATGATGACAAGTGATCCTTACGTTGTCTTGACGCTTGGGAAGCAG ACTATTCAGACGGCTGTAATAAAGAGCAACCTGAATCCAGTTTGGAATGTGGAACTCATGCTGTCCGTTCCTCAAAATTTTGGGCCCGTGAAGTTG CAAGTATACGATTATGACACATTCTCGGCAGACGACATCATGGGAGAAGCAGAGATCGATATACAGCCATTGATAACATCTGCAATGGCATATGGGGACCCGGAAATGTTCTCAAATATGCAGATAGGGAAATGGCTAAAGTCGCAGGATAATGCGCTTATAGAGGACAGCATCGTGAACATCATTGATGGAAAGGTGAAACAGCAAGTGTCAATCAAGCTCCAAAATGTTGAATGTGGAGAAATTTATCTACAACTAGAATGGCTGCCTCTTGACCAGTAA